One segment of Meriones unguiculatus strain TT.TT164.6M chromosome X, Bangor_MerUng_6.1, whole genome shotgun sequence DNA contains the following:
- the LOC110543091 gene encoding germ cell-less protein-like 1, translated as MGALSSRIWSRVNRAAQLPAAGAGEAAEAAAAVVPEGQASEAAVVPEGQASGAAAGTTRRAGHKRKGSPGGPSAKVPRGKSEARMMYESLFLRGEGSDIKICAFQEEWRLHRVYLCRSGYFSSMFSGAWRETDMNTIEIQMPDENIDHGSFHAVLGFLYSRRITITPCRVVAILATANMLQLDDLIQRCGDIMRSSVNTETVCSYYYSAENYGLQDIRSVCRQWLLDNLMTQGNDELLLDISRDLMKELIASSDLFVIEVEMDVYAILKKWMFLQLESTCEGSQGALLPAEDLCFAKYKSDSDVATFLDCDQGRAFVPVFQQLRLPYIVCDLPSAHIIDQDALIPATWLTPVYKEQWLALVQAEQSRELGPMDVYVSDDRGTSMRCGRQICTGEECIWSWSGFNFGWDLVVCYTNKRIIFRRSALNKSCGLGVSLLWQRKVAFRLRVISLDRTGKAIFRTETDYHVLALRKDQELEVVNLQNQDITFPIYVSCNFLYLPGEIAGCSGTSKSQRK; from the coding sequence ATGGGAGCGCTAAGCAGTCGAATATGGTCCAGAGTTAACCGTGCCGCACAACTTCCTGCTGCTGGAGCTGGGGAGGCAGCGGAAGCCGCAGCTGCAGTTGTCCCCGAAGGGCAGGCAAGTGAAGCGGCGGTTGTCCCAGAAGGGCAGGCTAGCGGAGCGGCCGCAGGTACCACCCGTCGGGCAGGCCACAAGCGGAAGGGCAGTCCAGGGGGACCATCGGCCAAAGTTCCCCGTGGGAAGTCAGAGGCCAGGATGATGTATGAGTCGCTTTTCCTGAGGGGTGAAGGCAGTGACATAAAGATCTGTGCGTTTCAGGAGGAATGGCGCTTGCACAGGGTCTACCTATGCCGGTCAGGCTATTTTTCTAGCATGTTCAGTGGTGCCTGGAGGGAGACAGACATGAATACAATAGAGATACAGATGCCCGATGAGAACATTGACCATGGGTCTTTCCATGCAGTTTTGGGCTTCTTGTACAGTAGAAGAATCACAATTACTCCCTGCAGAGTTGTTGCTATCTTGGCCACAGCTAATATGCTGCAGTTGGATGATTTAATTCAGCGGTGTGGGGATATAATGAGGTCCTCCGTCAATACCGAAACTGTGTGCAGCTACTACTATTCTGCTGAGAATTATGGGCTTCAGGACATCAGATCTGTTTGCCGCCAGTGGCTCTTGGACAACCTGATGACCCAGGGAAATGATGAACTTTTGCTAGACATCAGTCGGGATCTCATGAAAGAGCTCATTGCCTCTTCAGATCTCTTCGTGATTGAAGTGGAGATGGATGTCTATGCTATACTGAAAAAGTGGATGTTCCTGCAGCTAGAATCCACTTGCGAAGGATCCCAAGGAGCACTATTGCCTGCAGAAGATTTGTGCTTTGCCAAGTACAAAAGCGATTCAGATGTTGCCACTTTTCTGGACTGTGATCAGGGGAGAGCCTTTGTGCCAGTGTTCCAACAGCTGAGGCTTCCCTACATCGTCTGTGACCTGCCTTCAGCACATATTATCGACCAAGATGCCCTGATCCCTGCAACATGGCTGACGCCTGTATACAAAGAGCAATGGCTAGCACTTGTTCAGGCAGAGCAATCCAGGGAACTTGGGCCAATGGATGTCTATGTGTCTGACGATCGTGGAACCAGTATGCGGTGTGGAAGGCAAATCTGCACAGGTGAGGAATGCATCTGGAGCTGGTCTGGCTTCAACTTTGGCTGGGACTTGGTAGTATGCTACACCAACAAGCGCATTATATTCCGTCGAAGTGCACTGAACAAATCCTGTGGCCTTGGTGTCAGCTTACTCTGGCAGAGAAAAGTTGCCTTCCGTCTGCGGGTGATCTCATTGGACAGGACTGGAAAAGCCATTTTCAGAACGGAGACAGACTATCATGTTCTTGCTCTGAGAAAGGATCAAGAACTAGAAGTCGTGAATCTACAAAATCAAGACATAACTTTTCCCATTTATGTGTCATGTAACTTCCTATACCTTCCTGGAGAGATTGCTGGTTGCAGTGGCACTAGCAAAAGTCAAAGGAAATAA